The following are from one region of the Geoalkalibacter subterraneus genome:
- the rplF gene encoding 50S ribosomal protein L6, producing MSRIGKLPVQIPGGVKIALQGINIKVEGPKGKLQRDLPEKVNIAVESDTVVVTPLSPDAKDRSVQGLTRTLVANMVEGVTNGFEKILEISGVGYRADLKGDVLNLALGYSHPIEYKLPQGISAEVEKQTKIIVRGIDKELVGATAAKIRSFREPEPYKGKGIKYAGERIIRKAGKTGK from the coding sequence ATGTCACGGATTGGGAAACTGCCTGTCCAGATTCCTGGCGGCGTCAAGATTGCTCTTCAGGGGATCAACATTAAAGTTGAAGGTCCCAAGGGTAAGTTGCAGCGCGATCTGCCGGAAAAAGTGAATATCGCCGTGGAGAGCGACACCGTTGTTGTTACTCCCCTCAGCCCTGACGCAAAAGATCGTTCCGTCCAGGGGTTGACGCGCACTCTCGTGGCCAACATGGTCGAAGGGGTTACTAACGGTTTTGAGAAGATTCTTGAAATCAGCGGCGTTGGCTACCGTGCAGACCTCAAGGGCGACGTTTTGAACCTTGCTCTCGGTTATTCGCACCCCATCGAGTATAAATTGCCTCAGGGGATCAGTGCCGAGGTTGAGAAGCAAACCAAGATCATTGTGCGCGGTATCGATAAGGAACTTGTCGGTGCGACGGCTGCAAAAATCCGTTCTTTTCGTGAGCCTGAGCCTTACAAGGGCAAAGGAATCAAGTATGCTGGTGAACGGATTATCCGCAAGGCCGGCAAGACCGGTAAGTAA
- the rpsH gene encoding 30S ribosomal protein S8 encodes MSMTDPIADLLTRIRNAGTAKHARVDVPSSNVKVAIATALKELGYIKNFKVISDDKQGVLRIYLRYDDDNTHVIHEIKRVSTPGRRVYVGSDEIPQVKNGLGAAILSTSRGVLNDVAAREGKIGGEVICTIW; translated from the coding sequence ATGTCTATGACTGATCCCATTGCAGATCTTCTGACCCGCATTCGTAATGCGGGCACCGCCAAGCACGCCAGGGTCGACGTGCCGTCGTCCAACGTCAAGGTGGCTATTGCCACTGCCCTGAAAGAGCTTGGCTATATCAAAAACTTTAAAGTTATTAGCGATGACAAGCAGGGTGTTCTGCGCATTTATTTGCGTTATGACGATGACAACACCCATGTCATTCATGAAATTAAACGTGTCTCCACGCCTGGACGCCGCGTCTATGTGGGGAGCGATGAAATCCCTCAGGTGAAGAACGGTCTTGGCGCCGCGATTCTTTCAACATCGCGTGGTGTGCTTAATGATGTCGCTGCCCGTGAAGGAAAAATCGGCGGCGAAGTCATCTGCACCATCTGGTAG
- a CDS encoding type Z 30S ribosomal protein S14, whose translation MAKKSMMIKATRPKKFKVREYNRCPLCGRPRAYYRKFKMCRICLRKLASEGKIPGVVKSSW comes from the coding sequence GTGGCAAAAAAATCGATGATGATCAAGGCCACCAGGCCTAAAAAATTCAAGGTGCGCGAATACAATCGCTGTCCTCTTTGCGGGCGGCCCCGTGCCTACTATCGTAAATTCAAAATGTGTCGTATCTGCCTGCGCAAGCTGGCATCCGAAGGTAAAATCCCCGGCGTTGTCAAGTCCAGCTGGTAG
- the rplE gene encoding 50S ribosomal protein L5, giving the protein MARLKEHFATDIAPKLMKEFQYKNVMEVPRVEKVVVNMGLGEAIQNPKLLESAVEELTKMTGQRAVITRAKKSIAGFKLREGMPIGCMVTLRRAKAFEFLDRLINVALPRVRDFKGVSPKAFDGRGNYTLGIREQIIFPEIDIDKIAKVSGLNISIVTTAKSDEEARQLLAGLGMPFRK; this is encoded by the coding sequence ATGGCCAGGCTGAAGGAACATTTTGCCACTGACATCGCACCCAAGCTCATGAAGGAATTCCAGTACAAGAACGTCATGGAAGTCCCTCGTGTTGAGAAGGTTGTGGTCAACATGGGGCTTGGTGAGGCGATCCAGAATCCTAAACTTCTGGAATCCGCGGTGGAGGAACTGACCAAGATGACCGGTCAGCGGGCCGTCATCACCCGCGCCAAAAAGTCGATTGCCGGCTTTAAGCTGCGCGAGGGGATGCCTATTGGCTGCATGGTGACTCTGCGTCGCGCCAAAGCCTTCGAATTTCTCGATCGTCTCATCAATGTCGCTTTGCCCCGCGTTCGTGACTTCAAGGGTGTTTCACCCAAGGCTTTCGACGGGCGCGGTAATTACACTCTCGGGATTCGTGAGCAGATTATCTTTCCCGAAATCGATATTGATAAAATCGCCAAGGTCAGCGGGTTGAACATCAGCATTGTGACCACGGCTAAATCAGACGAAGAAGCCCGACAGCTTCTCGCAGGGCTTGGAATGCCCTTCAGGAAATAG
- the rplX gene encoding 50S ribosomal protein L24 — MATKKMHVKTNDMVMITAGKDRGKTGKVQKIFADKGRLIVENVNMIKRHTRPRPGQSEGGIVEKEAPLDASNVMLVCPSCSKPVRTGKRVLDDGSKVRFCKKCNEIVDK; from the coding sequence ATGGCAACAAAAAAAATGCATGTCAAAACCAATGACATGGTGATGATAACCGCCGGAAAGGACCGCGGGAAAACCGGTAAGGTGCAGAAGATTTTTGCCGACAAGGGCCGTCTGATTGTTGAAAATGTCAACATGATCAAGCGGCACACCCGTCCCCGCCCAGGTCAGTCCGAGGGTGGAATTGTCGAGAAGGAAGCTCCTTTGGACGCTTCAAACGTTATGCTTGTCTGCCCGTCGTGCAGCAAGCCCGTTCGCACGGGCAAGCGCGTTCTCGATGACGGCAGCAAGGTGCGTTTCTGCAAAAAATGTAACGAAATTGTGGATAAGTAA
- the rplN gene encoding 50S ribosomal protein L14 — MIQMQSMLDVADNSGARKLCCVKVLGGSKRKYAGLGDIIICSVKEALPNSKVKKGDIVRAVIVRTAKEVPRPDGSYIRFDNNSAVVVNAAGEPVGTRIFGPVARELRARQFMKIVSLAPEVL; from the coding sequence ATGATTCAGATGCAGTCAATGCTTGACGTGGCCGACAATTCCGGAGCTCGGAAATTGTGCTGTGTCAAGGTACTCGGTGGCTCCAAGCGTAAATACGCCGGTCTCGGCGATATTATTATCTGCTCGGTCAAAGAAGCCCTGCCGAATTCAAAAGTAAAAAAAGGCGACATCGTGCGTGCGGTGATTGTTCGGACTGCCAAGGAAGTGCCGCGTCCCGACGGGTCTTATATCCGTTTTGACAACAATTCCGCCGTGGTTGTTAATGCCGCGGGCGAGCCAGTGGGGACAAGGATTTTTGGTCCCGTGGCTCGTGAGCTTCGTGCGCGCCAGTTTATGAAAATTGTGTCGCTGGCCCCTGAGGTTCTTTGA
- the rpsQ gene encoding 30S ribosomal protein S17: MTKQRGNRKTRIGIVVSDKMDKTVVVRVDQMVKHPVYRKYIRRKVTCKAHDELNSCQAGDKVLIVESRPLSKEKRWQVREILEKTTMV, from the coding sequence ATGACGAAACAGCGTGGAAACCGGAAAACCCGCATCGGGATTGTGGTCAGTGATAAAATGGACAAAACCGTCGTGGTCCGTGTCGACCAGATGGTCAAGCATCCCGTATACCGCAAGTACATTCGCCGCAAGGTGACTTGCAAGGCGCACGATGAGCTCAACAGCTGCCAGGCGGGAGACAAGGTTCTGATTGTCGAGTCCCGCCCCTTGTCCAAGGAAAAGCGGTGGCAGGTTCGAGAAATTCTTGAAAAGACTACAATGGTTTAG
- the rpmC gene encoding 50S ribosomal protein L29 encodes MKATEMREMSLDELDQKNQELNKELFNLRFQMHTGHLENTARLSQVRKDIARIKTIMVEKKV; translated from the coding sequence ATGAAGGCGACTGAAATGCGTGAAATGAGTCTGGATGAATTGGACCAGAAAAATCAGGAACTGAACAAGGAACTTTTCAACCTCAGGTTTCAGATGCATACGGGGCACCTCGAGAACACCGCACGTCTGTCTCAGGTGAGAAAAGACATCGCCCGCATCAAGACCATCATGGTTGAGAAGAAGGTATAG
- the rplP gene encoding 50S ribosomal protein L16: MLMPKKVKYRKQQKGRMKGAAQRGTELNFGDFGLQAIECGWLSSRQIEAARRAMTRYIKRGGKIWIRAFPHKPLTKKPAETRMGKGKGSPESWVAVVKPGHMLYEMQGVEEGIAREAFRLAAHKLPMKTKFVTREAFGHEGD, from the coding sequence ATGTTAATGCCCAAGAAGGTTAAATATAGAAAGCAGCAAAAGGGCCGCATGAAGGGGGCGGCCCAGCGGGGCACAGAACTCAATTTCGGAGATTTTGGTCTTCAGGCGATTGAGTGCGGTTGGCTGTCGTCGCGTCAAATCGAGGCGGCACGTCGTGCCATGACCCGCTACATTAAACGTGGCGGCAAGATCTGGATCCGTGCGTTTCCGCACAAGCCTCTGACCAAGAAGCCCGCCGAAACCCGTATGGGTAAAGGCAAGGGGTCTCCGGAGTCCTGGGTAGCCGTAGTCAAGCCCGGGCATATGCTCTATGAGATGCAAGGTGTGGAAGAGGGAATCGCACGTGAAGCCTTCCGTCTTGCCGCTCACAAGCTCCCCATGAAAACCAAATTCGTGACCCGGGAGGCGTTTGGCCATGAAGGCGACTGA
- the rpsC gene encoding 30S ribosomal protein S3, translated as MGQKVHPVGFRLGVIRTWDSRWYAEENYADLVHEDIKLRDYLKKRLYHAGISKIEMERAANKAKINIYAARPGIIIGKKGSEVEALKKELAKLTDKEIFINIQEVRKPEIDAQLVAENVALQLERRVAFRRAMKKSVSQALKFGAQGIKINCAGRLGGAEMSRTEWYREGRVPLHTLRADIDYGFAEAKTTYGIIGVKVLIFKGEVLKQEQQ; from the coding sequence TTGGGACAGAAAGTTCATCCTGTTGGGTTTCGTCTGGGTGTAATCCGGACATGGGATTCCCGTTGGTATGCCGAGGAGAATTATGCCGATCTCGTGCATGAAGATATAAAATTGCGTGACTATTTGAAGAAACGCCTTTACCATGCCGGGATTTCTAAGATAGAAATGGAGCGCGCCGCGAACAAAGCAAAAATTAACATTTATGCTGCGCGTCCTGGCATCATCATCGGCAAAAAGGGGTCCGAGGTCGAGGCGCTCAAAAAAGAGCTGGCCAAACTGACCGACAAGGAAATCTTTATCAATATCCAGGAAGTCCGCAAGCCTGAAATTGATGCCCAGCTTGTTGCCGAAAACGTCGCTCTGCAGCTCGAGCGTCGCGTGGCCTTTCGCCGCGCCATGAAAAAAAGTGTCAGCCAGGCCTTGAAATTCGGAGCTCAGGGGATCAAGATCAATTGTGCCGGACGTTTGGGTGGTGCTGAGATGAGCCGTACCGAGTGGTATCGCGAGGGCCGCGTGCCCCTGCACACCCTTCGGGCCGATATCGATTATGGCTTTGCCGAAGCGAAGACAACCTACGGCATCATCGGTGTCAAGGTTCTTATCTTCAAAGGCGAAGTGTTGAAGCAAGAGCAACAATAA
- the rplV gene encoding 50S ribosomal protein L22, with translation MESSAKLRYARLSAQKARLVVDLVRGRNVQDALTVLKYSPQKAAGIVSKLVASAVANAEQKGVSDVDRLYVKQIFVNQGPALKRFIPRAMGRASRIRKPTSHITVVLGLK, from the coding sequence ATGGAATCCAGTGCAAAATTGAGATACGCGCGACTTTCGGCGCAAAAGGCCCGCCTTGTTGTGGACCTGGTGCGTGGACGCAACGTCCAGGACGCGTTGACCGTGTTGAAATACAGTCCGCAGAAAGCTGCCGGGATTGTCTCCAAGCTCGTGGCCTCCGCAGTAGCCAATGCCGAGCAAAAAGGCGTCTCCGATGTGGATCGGCTCTATGTGAAGCAGATCTTCGTCAATCAGGGTCCGGCGCTGAAGCGTTTTATCCCGCGTGCCATGGGGCGCGCCAGTCGTATTCGTAAGCCGACCAGCCACATTACCGTGGTTCTCGGTCTGAAATAG
- the rpsS gene encoding 30S ribosomal protein S19, whose product MARSIKKGPYIQDSLLRKVDIEGGTTRKAVIKTWSRRSTIIPEFVGHTFAVHNGKKFIPVFITENMVGHKLGEFAPTRTYYGHGADKKGKGKRK is encoded by the coding sequence GTGGCTAGATCAATTAAAAAAGGGCCCTATATTCAGGACAGCCTTCTGCGCAAGGTCGACATTGAAGGTGGTACTACCCGTAAGGCGGTCATTAAGACCTGGTCCCGTCGGTCCACCATCATCCCTGAATTCGTTGGGCACACCTTCGCGGTGCATAACGGCAAAAAGTTCATTCCGGTATTCATTACCGAGAATATGGTCGGGCACAAGCTCGGCGAGTTCGCCCCTACTCGGACCTATTATGGACATGGTGCCGACAAAAAGGGCAAGGGCAAGAGAAAATAG